A genomic window from Candidatus Kouleothrix ribensis includes:
- the radA gene encoding DNA repair protein RadA: MAKTRTIYICQQCGSQQTRWMGKCPDCDTWDSLVEQVERKEPAGGRGRGPTGPTGANTPVPLRAVPTGGFERLPVLGDEFARVLGGGMVPGSLVLIGGDPGIGKSTLLTEAAAQFAEQIGPALYVSAEESIQQIRLRATRMGLNPEQLLVYSETSLDAILEQIDQIRPRLVVVDSIQTVYLEDLTSAAGSVSQVREGALRLLRLAKNTGIPMFLVGHVTKEGAIAGPRVLEHIVDAVLYLEGDRFHQYRLLRGVKNRFGSTDEVGVFEMTQAGMREVPNPSQVFLAERSAGTPGSAVAVTMEGTRPLLVEVQALTANTGSAQPRRTANGFDMNRLLMLIAVLSKRVGLPLFNQDIYVNIVGGLRITEPAADLAVAVAIASSYRNQRVRSDLVLVGEVGLSGELRSTSQLDRRLGEAAKLGFKRSLYPRTSAPPKVEGMSLAEVRSVADAVDLALERGGGDQPAAEIA, encoded by the coding sequence TTGGCCAAAACACGCACAATCTATATCTGCCAGCAGTGCGGCTCGCAGCAAACGCGCTGGATGGGCAAGTGCCCCGACTGCGACACCTGGGACAGCCTGGTCGAGCAGGTCGAACGCAAAGAGCCGGCCGGCGGCCGCGGGCGCGGGCCAACTGGCCCGACCGGCGCCAACACGCCGGTGCCGCTGCGCGCCGTGCCGACCGGCGGCTTCGAGCGGCTGCCGGTACTGGGCGACGAGTTCGCGCGCGTGCTGGGCGGCGGCATGGTGCCTGGTAGCCTGGTGCTGATCGGCGGCGATCCCGGCATCGGCAAATCGACCCTGCTGACCGAAGCAGCCGCCCAGTTTGCCGAGCAGATCGGCCCGGCGCTGTATGTCTCGGCCGAAGAGTCGATCCAGCAGATCCGGCTGCGCGCGACGCGCATGGGCCTCAACCCCGAGCAGTTGCTGGTATATTCCGAGACCAGCCTCGACGCGATCCTCGAGCAGATCGACCAGATTCGCCCGCGCCTGGTGGTGGTCGACTCGATCCAGACGGTGTACCTGGAGGATCTGACCTCGGCGGCAGGTAGCGTCAGCCAGGTGCGCGAGGGCGCGCTGCGGCTGCTGCGGCTGGCGAAAAACACCGGCATCCCCATGTTCCTGGTTGGGCATGTGACCAAAGAGGGCGCAATCGCCGGGCCGCGCGTGCTCGAACATATCGTCGATGCAGTGCTCTACCTGGAGGGCGATCGCTTCCACCAGTACCGGCTGCTGCGCGGCGTGAAGAATCGCTTCGGCTCGACCGACGAGGTCGGCGTGTTCGAGATGACCCAGGCCGGCATGCGCGAGGTGCCGAACCCTTCGCAGGTGTTCCTGGCCGAGCGCAGCGCCGGCACGCCTGGCTCGGCTGTGGCGGTGACGATGGAAGGCACGCGCCCACTGCTGGTTGAGGTGCAGGCCCTCACCGCCAACACCGGCAGCGCCCAGCCGCGCCGCACCGCCAACGGCTTCGACATGAACCGCCTGCTCATGCTGATCGCCGTGCTCAGCAAACGCGTCGGCTTGCCGCTGTTCAACCAGGATATTTATGTCAACATCGTCGGTGGGCTGCGCATCACCGAGCCGGCTGCCGACCTGGCGGTGGCCGTGGCGATCGCGTCGTCGTACCGCAACCAGCGTGTACGCAGCGACCTCGTGCTGGTGGGCGAGGTCGGCCTCTCGGGCGAGCTGCGTAGCACCAGCCAGCTCGACCGGCGGCTGGGCGAGGCGGCCAAGCTGGGCTTCAAGCGCTCGCTGTACCCACGCACCAGCGCACCGCCGAAAGTCGAGGGCATGAGCCTGGCCGAGGTGCGCTCGGTGGCCGATGCGGTCGATCTCGCGCTTGAGCGCGGTGGTGGCGACCAGCCCGCAGCAGAAATAGCCTGA
- a CDS encoding twitching motility protein PilT gives MNVSLNFLVRILGMSLLAYIGHGVGKALSSPTPAENEQLATQLLTLAGAGLGLLTTHRWTIDPLHRGLRYIKSISINELTAMLFGALLGLLFALLLSVPLAQLPRPFGQFLPIGAALSLAYLGATLFSARKKDIGALLRATRTPALVLPQQLLERVQTPNRYILDTSAIIDGRIAQVGKTGFIDGAIIVPNFVLNELQSLADSADDLRRAKGRRGLDILNTMQKDATPPIEVVEVDVAGAQQVDDKLIILARQYRCPVITNDHNLGRVAELQGVKVLSLNQLSDAVRPPVVPGQELRVLIRDSGREREQGISFLHDGTMIVVEDARRLIGQEITAVVTRVHQTQTGRIVFAHLNNGK, from the coding sequence ATGAATGTCAGCCTCAACTTCCTGGTTCGCATCCTGGGTATGAGCCTGCTGGCATACATTGGCCACGGCGTTGGCAAAGCGCTATCGAGCCCGACCCCGGCCGAAAACGAACAGCTGGCCACGCAACTGCTCACGCTGGCCGGCGCGGGCCTGGGCTTGCTCACCACGCACCGCTGGACGATCGATCCGCTGCATCGCGGCCTGCGCTATATCAAGAGCATCTCGATCAACGAGCTGACGGCGATGCTGTTCGGGGCCTTGCTGGGCCTGCTGTTCGCGCTGCTGCTCTCGGTGCCGCTGGCCCAGCTGCCGCGGCCGTTCGGCCAGTTCCTACCAATCGGCGCCGCGCTGTCACTGGCCTACCTCGGCGCCACGCTCTTCTCGGCGCGCAAGAAAGATATCGGTGCCCTGCTGCGCGCGACGCGCACGCCCGCGCTGGTGTTGCCCCAGCAGCTGCTCGAGCGCGTGCAGACGCCAAACCGCTATATTCTCGACACCTCGGCGATCATCGACGGCCGGATCGCACAGGTCGGCAAGACCGGCTTCATCGACGGCGCGATCATTGTGCCGAACTTCGTGCTGAACGAGCTGCAGTCGCTGGCCGACTCGGCCGACGATCTGCGGCGCGCCAAGGGCCGGCGCGGACTCGACATTCTGAATACTATGCAGAAAGATGCCACCCCACCGATCGAGGTGGTCGAGGTCGATGTCGCTGGCGCGCAACAGGTCGACGACAAACTGATCATTCTGGCACGCCAGTATCGCTGCCCGGTGATCACCAACGACCACAACCTCGGGCGGGTAGCCGAGCTGCAGGGCGTCAAAGTGCTGAGCCTCAACCAGCTCTCCGACGCGGTGCGCCCGCCGGTGGTGCCGGGGCAAGAGCTGCGCGTGCTGATCCGCGACAGCGGGCGCGAGCGCGAGCAGGGGATTTCGTTTCTGCACGACGGCACGATGATCGTGGTCGAAGACGCACGCCGCCTGATCGGCCAGGAGATCACCGCAGTTGTCACGCGTGTGCATCAGACGCAGACCGGGCGGATTGTGTTTGCACACCTGAATAACGGCAAATAG
- a CDS encoding D-tyrosyl-tRNA(Tyr) deacylase, with product MRAVLQRVTEASVTVEGQVVGQIGHGLLILLGIGAGDDAATAAQLAEKIANLRIFADAQGRFNRSAIEAGAAALVVSQFTLYADTRRGRRPGFSAAAAPELAAPLVDAFAAALHAHGLEIAQGMFGRHMAVALVNDGPVTIILDSSTLREPGAAQ from the coding sequence ATGCGGGCCGTGCTACAACGCGTGACCGAGGCGTCAGTCACAGTCGAGGGCCAGGTTGTGGGCCAGATTGGGCACGGCCTGCTGATCTTGCTCGGCATTGGTGCTGGCGACGACGCGGCCACGGCGGCGCAGCTGGCCGAGAAGATCGCGAACCTGCGCATCTTCGCCGACGCGCAGGGCCGCTTCAACCGCTCGGCGATCGAGGCCGGCGCGGCCGCGCTGGTTGTGTCGCAGTTTACGCTCTACGCCGATACACGGCGCGGGCGGCGGCCAGGCTTCAGCGCTGCCGCCGCGCCCGAGCTGGCCGCGCCGCTAGTCGATGCGTTCGCAGCCGCATTGCACGCGCACGGGCTAGAGATCGCGCAGGGCATGTTTGGCAGGCATATGGCAGTCGCGCTGGTGAACGACGGGCCAGTCACAATCATCCTCGATAGCTCGACCCTTCGCGAGCCAGGCGCGGCGCAGTAG